In the Emys orbicularis isolate rEmyOrb1 chromosome 3, rEmyOrb1.hap1, whole genome shotgun sequence genome, one interval contains:
- the LOC135876102 gene encoding trace amine-associated receptor 9-like — protein MNSAFFDKEDLQYCFENMNESCYKTPLSSGLRVTLYIVLGLLTILTVAGNLLVIISIAYFKQLHSPTHFLIASLACADFGLGLTVLPFSTVRSVETCWYFGETFCRFNSCLNVSFCLASIFHLCFISVDRYVAVTDPLIYPVKFTVPVSGVFIAVAWTFSLVYSVYVVFTGANEEGLQELVNALSCEGGCQIILNKMQVVVSSLLYFIPFFTVIALYSKILAVAKRQARMIEMMSNNTQSSDFSDRVGRRERKAAKTLGIPVIAFFVFWSPFFITVIINAFLNFITPPLVFDIVAWFAYSNSAINPLIYSLFYPWFRKAMKVIVSCKILRLDCSTMSFFSE, from the coding sequence ATGAACTCAGCGTTTTTTGATAAGGAAGATTTGCAGTACTGCTTTGAAAATATGAATGAATCTTGCTATAAAACACCATTGTCTTCTGGACTCCGAGTAACCTTGTATATTGTGCTTGGTTTGCTGACGATTCTCACTGTGGCTGGAAACCTACTGGTAATCATTTCAATTGCTTATTTCAAGCAGCTTCACTCTCCTACACATTTTTTGATCGCCTCCTTGGCATGTGCTGACTTTGGTTTGGGTCTGACTGTGCTGCCCTTTAGCACTGTAAGATCTGTTGAAACCTGTTGGTATTTTGGGGAAACATTCTGTAGATTTAACAGTTGTTTAAATGTATCTTTCTGCCTAGCATCAATATTTCACTTGTGTTTCATCTCTGTTGATCGATATGTTGCTGTCACTGACCCTTTAATTTATCCAGTTAAGTTCACAGTGCCTGTTTCAGGCGTGTTCATAGCTGTTGCCTGGACATTTTCGTTGGTATACAGTGTTTATGTTGTCTTCACTGGGGCTAATGAAGAAGGGCTACAAGAATTAGTAAATGCCCTCTCCTGTGAAGGGGGGTGTCAGATTATCTTAAATAAAATGCAGGTGGTTGTATCCTCGCTCCTTTATTTCATACCTTTCTTTACAGTGATAGCACTTTACAGCAAGATCCTTGCTGTGGCTAAACGACAAGCTAGAATGATAGAGATGATGAGCAACAACACCCAGTCATCTGATTTCAGTGACAGAGTTGGCAGAAGAGAGAGGAAAGCTGCTAAAACCCTGGGTATACCTGTGATTGCTTTCTTCGTATTCTGGTCACCTTTTTTTATAACTGTAATAATTAATGCTTTCCTCAACTTCATAACTCCACCCCTTGTCTTTGACATTGTAGCTTGGTTTGCTTATTCCAACTCTGCCATTAATCCTTTGATTTACTCTCTCTTTTATCCTTGGTTTCGAAAAGCAATGAAAGTGATTGTGAGCTGTAAAATCCTACGCCTTGATTGCTCAACAATGAGTTTCT